In Leptospiraceae bacterium, one DNA window encodes the following:
- a CDS encoding aminotransferase class V-fold PLP-dependent enzyme produces the protein MNSKIVYFDNNATHAPIKEVLTESLQEYLQSYYNPSGITKFSLNSQSKIENARNYFAEITKKKSSGFVFNSTGTESNYLLVSALSKTLKQKKILTSPFEHPSVYAALDFFGFETIRLQTDKSGKIDLNDLETQLKKQNLPLFIIYTSNETGVIQPIESIIGLVNQFNTFLFTDLIQAFGKIEIDFTFLSGFSFSGHKIGAGMGTSLAYIEPNLIQKKDFSIFHGGNQENGFRAGTENLQSIIAFQKASEFQLLRLQEKNQRLRNFQKKIEIELKNLGAIIVGENSERLSSTTFAILPDTDIDFLMIGLTEKNIILSNGSSCKSRTRTPSENLLAMGYSKQEALSAIRISSGLFTTEDDVELLINRIKEVILKLK, from the coding sequence ATGAATTCTAAAATAGTGTATTTTGATAACAACGCAACTCATGCTCCAATCAAAGAAGTTTTAACAGAATCGTTGCAAGAATATCTTCAAAGTTATTACAACCCTTCAGGGATAACAAAATTTTCTCTTAATTCTCAATCCAAAATTGAAAACGCAAGAAATTATTTTGCAGAAATAACAAAGAAAAAATCTTCCGGTTTTGTTTTTAACTCTACAGGTACAGAATCAAATTATCTTCTTGTAAGCGCCTTATCCAAAACTTTAAAACAAAAAAAGATACTTACTTCTCCTTTTGAGCACCCTTCAGTTTATGCAGCTTTGGATTTTTTCGGATTTGAAACAATTCGGTTACAAACAGATAAATCTGGAAAAATCGACCTAAACGATTTAGAAACTCAACTAAAAAAACAAAACTTACCTCTATTTATAATTTATACTTCCAATGAGACCGGTGTAATTCAACCTATTGAAAGCATAATCGGTTTAGTAAATCAATTTAATACATTTTTATTCACAGACTTAATCCAAGCATTCGGAAAAATTGAGATAGATTTTACTTTTCTATCCGGTTTTAGTTTTTCAGGACACAAAATTGGAGCAGGAATGGGAACTTCCCTTGCTTACATAGAACCTAACCTTATTCAAAAAAAAGATTTTTCAATATTTCATGGCGGTAATCAAGAAAATGGGTTTAGAGCCGGAACAGAAAATTTACAAAGTATAATCGCATTTCAGAAAGCATCCGAGTTTCAATTACTCCGCCTCCAAGAAAAAAATCAAAGGTTAAGAAACTTCCAAAAGAAAATTGAAATCGAATTAAAAAATCTTGGTGCAATAATCGTAGGGGAAAATTCCGAGAGACTGTCTTCCACAACTTTTGCAATTTTACCGGATACCGATATTGACTTTCTAATGATCGGACTTACTGAAAAAAATATAATTCTATCGAATGGCTCTTCTTGCAAATCCAGAACTCGCACTCCCTCTGAAAATCTTTTGGCAATGGGATATT